In Deltaproteobacteria bacterium, the genomic stretch ACGAGGTAGTTGTGGCCCACGCCCTCGGCGCGAGCCAAGGCCACCAGGCGTCGCACGGCGTCGAGCTGGTGGTAGCGCGGGAAGATCATGGACTCGACCTTCACCTTGCGGCCCTGATCGTCGCGCTTCTCGTCGATCTGTAGGTGCAGGAAGCGCGCGAGGATGTCGAGCAGGCTGTCGCGCTGCAGGACCTCCTCCCACAGGTAGGCTGTGCGATAGGTGCGCCCGGCCGGGTCGGGCGGGTTCCCCGCCCCGCCGTCGCAGCCCTTGTCGAAGGGCAGGAAGTGCGTCGCGCTGCCGGCCAGCCGTGTGGTCATCTGCACCGACTCGGTATCCGCGGCGAAGTGGACCAGCGTGCGGCGCTTGAACTCGAAGATCGGCTCACGCGGATCGCGGTCCCGCTGGTACTGCCGCCGCGCGTCCTCGACCGTCTGTCCGGTGAGCGGGTTCTTGAGCTCCACCGTGGCGATGGGGATGCCGTTCAGACTCAGTGTGATGTCGAGCGACTTCTCGGAACGGGCCGAGAACCGAAGCTGGCGGGTCAGGGCAAGCCGGTTGGCGGCGTAGCGCGCCTCGAGCTCCGGGTTCAGCTCGTGGGCGGCCTTGAAGAACGCCACGCGCAGGGTCCGGCCGTAGCACTTGAAGCCGTGTCGCAGCGTGCCGAGCGAGCCGTTCGCGTCCATCCACTTGCACAGGTCGGAGAGGATCTGCTCCCCGGTCTTGGCGCCGTGCAGCGCGTCCAACTTCGCCCACTCCGCGGGCTGGGTGTCGCGAATGAACGCGAGCACTGCCTCGGGGAAGATCGCGCGCTCCCTATCGAAGCCCTCGCGGTCGACGGACACGTACCCGCTCTGGAGGAGATGCGCCTCGATGACGGTCTCGAAGGCCGCTTCGGAGTGCCTGCCCGTCATGATGTGCCTCCCATGAGGCCGAAGCGGACACCCAGTTCCCTCAGCATGAGAAACGTGTCTCGGTGGGTCACGTTGAACTGCACGCAGACGTCCGGGAGCAGCACCCGGTTTCTGGATTCCGGCCGCGACTGCTCGTTGGTCACGACAACGGTTCCGTGCACCATGGAGTAGGCCACCAGCCAACCGTCCGCCTCGGTCGCGAACTTCGCCTTCGCGCGGTCGAAGTACCGAGCGTTGCGCTGGACCCAGAGCATCACTTCTTCGAAGGCCGCGCTCACGTCATCGGCATTGGAATCCAGGAAGAACTCCGTGGGCACCGCGCTCGTGACCCACTGCACCAGATCTTCTTCCTTCCGGCCCAACAGCAACTCGTTCCTGATCCGGTCCAGGCTTCGGATGCTGCCGCGCTCGTATGTCTTCAGCACCGCGCTCCAGAATCCCGGACAAATGTCGAAGGCGTAGTACGCGTTCTTCGCGGCGATGAATACGTCCGAATCGAGCAGGAACGGAGCCGCCTTGCTCATGCCGGCAGGTCCATTCCGAGGCGCCTTGCGTACTCCTGGAAGGCCCCGCCGCGAAGCCCGGTGAGGTCGTAGGCCTCCTTGAAGGTCAATCGTCCTCCCATTGCCGCGCGAATGACGCTGGTCGCGAAGCCCCTCCCGACCCGCGTGTTCTGGTTGTTGTAGAAGTCGCCGCCGCCGACCGCTTTCGCTTGCCGGCGCTCTCGCTGGATATACGCCTCGTAGAACTCGAAGAACGCTTCGCGATTCACGAGACGCACGTCCATCGCGCGGCGACCCGCTACGATCGGACTGACCTTGAAGTGGCGCGCGATCCGTTCGAACGCGTCCGGCGATTTCCCGACCGCCCGCCACTGGTCCCTCAGCTCCCGGGCCGGCACGAGGAACTCGGCCGCTGCCTGATCGCAGAACTTCTCGATGCGACTGTCTCCGGGGAAGAGACCCTCGAATCCGGAAATGCCTTCTCCCTCATGGCCTAGCCAGACATGGGCGAGCTCGTGGGCCATCGTGAACATCTGCGCCGACTTTGCATCTGCGCCGTTCACGAAGATGAGCGGGGCGTAGTGGTCGGTCAGCGCGAAGCCGCGGAACTCTTCCACGCTGAGCTTGCGATGCGTGTTGTTACCGACGACGCCGTTGACGACGGCCATGACGCCGAGGTCCTCGATGCGGCTGCGCAGATCGAGGAGCGCCGCCTGCCAGGTCGGCACCTCGCCGGCCCATCCGTCGCCGAGGCCGACGGCCCGCCGCATCTCCTGCCCGACCGCCGCCGGTTCGTCGTTCAGACGAGCATTGCCCACGAATTCCAACGGGTCCGCCTCACCCTCGATGCGCTCCTCGCGCAGCCAGTCTTGGCGCCGCTGCATCGCGTAGAGGGTGTCGAGCAAGTCCGGGCTCGGACGTGCTGGTCTCTGCGTCACCGTCCGGAAGTCCGGGATCGGCAACGGCTCCTCGGGCACCTCGGGCAAGAACAGGAACCCGAACGGCGTGTGCGTGGCCTTGGCGAACGCCTCGAGCTGCTTGAAGGTCGGCTGCTTCCCGCCGCCTTCCCACTCTGGAAGGCGGGGGAACCTGAGCGCGAGTTCGGATATCTCGTAACCCGCGCGCTCGCAGGCCCAGCGGAGTATTTCGGAGCGGACAGGCACACGGGTTGTCATGGCACTGGCTTCCTATCGCTCATTCTGCCATCCCCACCAACCGCTGGTCCAGCCACCAGACGGCGACCTGACAGAAGGGCTCCAGTTCCCCCGCTCCATCCGTTCGACGCGCACGCTCGCGTTGGAAAGTGGCGCGCGGAACCGCACCGCCAATCCGTCGCTTCTCGTGCCGCCACCAGCTCAATACAGCATCGAGGACTCCCTTCCGGTTGTTCCTGAGGATAGCGAGGTTCAGGTGCAGCACACTCTCGAGCTCTGCGTCGAACGCTGCGTCGTTGGAGCGGATGCTACCGTCCAGCTCGTAGCGAAGCCGCGTCTCGATGTGGTGCGCAGGATCGGCCGGATTCCACTGCAGGTCCCGATCCCCCTTGCGCGTATCGCAATGCTGGAGATTCGGCGGTTGACCGTTACCACCCAGGCATGCACCGAGCAGGTTGCGGTAGTTGAGCTGTTCCGCAGGGTGGTCGCTTTGGCAGCGCCAGTGCTCGATCTTCATGGCGCCGTGGCCGTTGTGGATCCGGTTCATGCAATAGCAGCAGATGCCCCGCTGCTCGGTCACGAGCGAGTAACGTAGTCCGTCCCTGTCGGCGTAGTTGTCGTAGTCCGCATTCTGCATCTGGCGATGCGCCGTCAGGCTCGCCGGCTCCGCACCCTTGGCGATCGGCCTCATTCCTTTCCCTCCACGAAGTCGAGGAGGGTTCGAATGCGCGTCACCTCGGGGTCGCTCTCGCCGAGTCGCTCGACGATCTGCTCCAGGAGCTCCCGGGCCCGGCCGAACTCCTGTCGCCCGATCGCCTGGGAGACTTCCGAGAGGAGGCGCTGCACCTCCTTCGCACGCGGGTCCGAGCCCATCACCTCTTCCAGCACTCGGCTCGAATCGACGCCGTAGGAGTGCGTCGGCGAGTAGACCTGACCGTCCGCAATGATCTGGATCCGTTCGTGCTCGACTTCGCCGATGACCTGGGGCGAATGGGTCGTCGCGATGAACTGGCAACGCGGAAAGGCGGCGCGCAGATTGTGGACGATCTGGCGCTGCCACTTCGGGTGCAGGTGCAGGTCGATCTCGTCGATCAGGACGACCGCCTCGGCCTCGGCCGCCGGGTCCGCAAGCCCGGGGTTGGCCTGTGCCAGCCGGCGGGTCAGATCGAGCACCAGCGCCAGCGTCCCGCGCTCACCATCGGAGAGATAGCGGACCGGGATGGTCGTCGCGCCCCGGTCGATGGAGAGCCGCGGGCGATCCGCGCCGTCGAGTCGCAGGTTCGAGTACCCAGGAAGGAAGCGCCCGACCGCGCCCTGGCAGGCACCTAGGGCGCGGCCTGCCGCCGGACGCTCGCCGCGCATCGACTCCTGCACCCTCATCCAGGCGCCGAACTCCCCGAGCCGCAGCTCCCGATCCGCGAAGGCGTCCGCGAACGCCGCAGCCACGCCCCCTGCAGCGGCGCCCTTGCCCGGCGCGCGCTCCGAGGGCACCGCGCGGTTCGTGGAAAAGAGCACCGCGAGCGGTCGTCCGCCGGGCTCGGCTCCAGTGACCGGCGGCGGTGCTTCGCCAAGGAACTCCGCCTTCTCCGGTGTGTCGTGGACCTGCTCGCGCGGCATTCCCGCCTTCCTCTGCTGCGGAGCGCTCGACTCACGCGGCTTGTGGACGAGGTAGGCGTAGTCCCGTGCACCGATCTGGACACCGCACTCGACCGTGAGGGCATCCGCCCCGATCCGGATGTCGTCCAGGTCGAACGCCTCGACCCGGCCGCGCAGCTTGTTTACCCGCTTCGCCACCGCCGAAAGGCAAACGCCGAGTGCATCCAGCACGCTCGTCTTCCCGACGCCGTTGACGCCGACGATGAGATTGACGCCCGCCTGAAAGCGGAACTCGGCCGCTTCGATGGCGCGCAGATTGGCGAGCCTGAGGTGCGTGACGATCATGCCGCGCTCCCGACGTCGATCTGACCGGTCACAGCCGCGGCAATGAGCGCGGAGCGGCGCTCTTTGAGCAACGCGATCGTCGCTTCCGTTGCCACTCGTAGGGCATCGAGGCGGCGAGTCGCGTCGGCAATGTGGGCGACGATTTCACGCTGTTCGGCCGCAGGAGGGAGGGCAACTTCGAGACGCCCAAGTACCTCAGTTTCGAGCTTCCGCGTCCCGTGCGCAGAGGCATCCGCAAGTGACACGACATGCTCTTCGTGTCCACGAAAGAAGTCTCTAAGGAAACGAGGCTCGAGCGATCCGCAGCAACGGAGGGCCTTCATGTCTTGATTGATCGTGACGGGTGCAGCCGTGACCGCTGCAGGAAAGCTGTGCGCCAGGATCATTCCTCTCACCACGATCAGAACGGCGCCGGGCGCGACTAGTCGCAAGGAGCCTTTCGATAGAGCCAACTCGCTGACGTGATCCTCGGCGTCGGCGATCTCGCCTCGCTTCATGTCCTTAGGAGATACCCATGGCATCTCCCCGTCCCAATACTCTCGGCGTCCCGTGTCAGGCGTGGCGCCGCTGGTGAAGGCAACCAAGAAGCGGAGTGCCACGGTATCCCAATGCGCCGGAATCTCGCCGAGCCACGGGATGCCCGAGTCGTGGAGCGGGGCGCGGGGGTCAAGGCCGCGCGTGACGGCGCGGGTGATGAGCGCGCGGCGTTTCTCGGCCAGCAGCGCGAGCACCCGCTCCTTCGCCGCCACGAGCGCATCCAGCCGCGCCGTCTCGCGGTCGAGGTAGTCGGCGATGGCGCGCTGGACAGCGAGCGGCGGCAC encodes the following:
- a CDS encoding DUF4411 family protein, whose amino-acid sequence is MSKAAPFLLDSDVFIAAKNAYYAFDICPGFWSAVLKTYERGSIRSLDRIRNELLLGRKEEDLVQWVTSAVPTEFFLDSNADDVSAAFEEVMLWVQRNARYFDRAKAKFATEADGWLVAYSMVHGTVVVTNEQSRPESRNRVLLPDVCVQFNVTHRDTFLMLRELGVRFGLMGGTS
- a CDS encoding ImmA/IrrE family metallo-endopeptidase; the protein is MTTRVPVRSEILRWACERAGYEISELALRFPRLPEWEGGGKQPTFKQLEAFAKATHTPFGFLFLPEVPEEPLPIPDFRTVTQRPARPSPDLLDTLYAMQRRQDWLREERIEGEADPLEFVGNARLNDEPAAVGQEMRRAVGLGDGWAGEVPTWQAALLDLRSRIEDLGVMAVVNGVVGNNTHRKLSVEEFRGFALTDHYAPLIFVNGADAKSAQMFTMAHELAHVWLGHEGEGISGFEGLFPGDSRIEKFCDQAAAEFLVPARELRDQWRAVGKSPDAFERIARHFKVSPIVAGRRAMDVRLVNREAFFEFYEAYIQRERRQAKAVGGGDFYNNQNTRVGRGFATSVIRAAMGGRLTFKEAYDLTGLRGGAFQEYARRLGMDLPA
- a CDS encoding TIGR02646 family protein, yielding MRPIAKGAEPASLTAHRQMQNADYDNYADRDGLRYSLVTEQRGICCYCMNRIHNGHGAMKIEHWRCQSDHPAEQLNYRNLLGACLGGNGQPPNLQHCDTRKGDRDLQWNPADPAHHIETRLRYELDGSIRSNDAAFDAELESVLHLNLAILRNNRKGVLDAVLSWWRHEKRRIGGAVPRATFQRERARRTDGAGELEPFCQVAVWWLDQRLVGMAE
- a CDS encoding AAA family ATPase; the encoded protein is MIVTHLRLANLRAIEAAEFRFQAGVNLIVGVNGVGKTSVLDALGVCLSAVAKRVNKLRGRVEAFDLDDIRIGADALTVECGVQIGARDYAYLVHKPRESSAPQQRKAGMPREQVHDTPEKAEFLGEAPPPVTGAEPGGRPLAVLFSTNRAVPSERAPGKGAAAGGVAAAFADAFADRELRLGEFGAWMRVQESMRGERPAAGRALGACQGAVGRFLPGYSNLRLDGADRPRLSIDRGATTIPVRYLSDGERGTLALVLDLTRRLAQANPGLADPAAEAEAVVLIDEIDLHLHPKWQRQIVHNLRAAFPRCQFIATTHSPQVIGEVEHERIQIIADGQVYSPTHSYGVDSSRVLEEVMGSDPRAKEVQRLLSEVSQAIGRQEFGRARELLEQIVERLGESDPEVTRIRTLLDFVEGKE
- a CDS encoding restriction endonuclease subunit S; protein product: MSNVDKVPADDEVPVRLCNYTDVYNNEFITLGLDFMQGTATETEIEKFGLAIGDVIITKDSESWDDIGVPALVRETASDLVCGYHLALLRPRKERIEGGFLFRCLQAKPVRVQLELSANGVTRFGIPKADIGASMLPVPPLAVQRAIADYLDRETARLDALVAAKERVLALLAEKRRALITRAVTRGLDPRAPLHDSGIPWLGEIPAHWDTVALRFLVAFTSGATPDTGRREYWDGEMPWVSPKDMKRGEIADAEDHVSELALSKGSLRLVAPGAVLIVVRGMILAHSFPAAVTAAPVTINQDMKALRCCGSLEPRFLRDFFRGHEEHVVSLADASAHGTRKLETEVLGRLEVALPPAAEQREIVAHIADATRRLDALRVATEATIALLKERRSALIAAAVTGQIDVGSAA